The Chiloscyllium punctatum isolate Juve2018m chromosome 12, sChiPun1.3, whole genome shotgun sequence genome includes a region encoding these proteins:
- the fezf2 gene encoding fez family zinc finger protein 2 isoform X1 yields MCVLAFLECRGDQSGSSQRLLTPSPGMASSGHLETVVSCPRQTARNGASATSCNGATPKALAFSIERIMAKTSEPRSHTEQRQSLEKAEGKKVGKLCSPVPCMLPIQPFPYDLQAKALLNYSEVWKTNLRGSLCTSAAMCKSNCGMCCKTDLTLGPSMMTANRLIKPQVINQTVAMPANGSLYYFNYLDTTYHPSELLHGHHIFPSHILGSQPPASLSAHQKLLLLENAKFASLAAEKYPTPQFPHKERIPGQLDQVIKENSSFPVEKNVIKNHQKLSNTSNDGKPKNFTCEVCGKVFNAHYNLTRHMPVHTGARPFVCKVCGKGFRQASTLCRHKIIHTQEKPHKCNQCGKAFNRSSTLNTHIRIHAGYKPFVCEFCGKGFHQKGNYKNHKLTHSGEKQFKCNICNKAFHQVYNLTFHMHTHNDKKPFTCGTCGKGFCRNFDLKKHIRKLHDGNSATAPANERSRVGQS; encoded by the exons ATGTGTGTCTTGGCTTTCCTGGAATGCAGGGGAGATCAGAGCGGCTCTAGTCAGCGGCTGCTCACACCAAGTCCTGGGATGGCAAGCTCTGGTCATTTGGAGACAGTTGTGTCCTGTCCCAGGCAGACGGCAAGGAATGGAGCTTCCGCCACGAGCTGCAATGGAGCTACCCCAAAGGCACTGGCCTTTTCCATCGAAAGGATCATGGCCAAAACCTCAGAACCAAGGAGCCATACTGAACAAAGACAAAGCTTGGAGAAAGCCGAAGGCAAAAAGGTTGGGAAATTGTGTTCTCCTGTCCCGTGTATGCTTCCTATCCAACCATTCCCTTATGACTTGCAAGCTAAAGCTCTCTTGAACTATTCTGAGGTATGGAAGACTAACCTGAGGGGGTCACTTTGTACTTCTGCGGCAATGTGTAAATCAAACTGTGGGATGTGCTGTAAAACTGACTTAACTTTAGGCCCTTCTATGATGACTGCAAACAGACTGATTAAACCCCAAGTCATAAACCAAACGGTCGCTATGCCCGCCAACGGTTCCCTTTATTATTTCAACTATCTGGACACTACCTACCACCCTTCAGAGTTGCTTCATGGACATCACATCTTCCCATCTCACATCCTCGGTTCTCAGCCCCCAGCCTCGCTTTCCGCTCACCAGAAACTTCTTTTGTTGGAGAATGCTAAATTTGCCAGCTTGGCCGCAGAGAAATATCCAACGCCACAATTTCCTCACAAAGAACGGATCCCAGGACAGCTGGACCAAGTGATCAAAGAAAACAGCAGCTTTCCAGTCGAAAAGAATGTaattaaaaatcatcaaaaactgAGCAACACCTCAAACGATGGCAAACCCAAAAACTTTACCTGTGAAGTGTGTGGAAAG GTTTTTAACGCACATTATAACTTAACACGCCACATGCCAGTTCACACTGGGGCCAGACCGTTTGTGTGCAAGGTCTGTGGGAAAGGGTTTCGACAAGCTAGTACCCTGTGCAGACATAAAATAATCCATACACAG GAGAAACCTCATAAATGCAATCAGTGCGGAAAAGCTTTTAACCGAAGCTCCACTCTCAACACTCACATTCGGATCCACGCTGGTTACAAACCTTTTGTTTGCGAGTTCTGTGGGAAAGGATTTCACCAAAAAG GAAACTACAAAAATCACAAACTGACTCACAGCGGAGAAAAACAGTTTAAATGTAATATCTGCAACAAAGCATTCCATCAGGTGTATAATTTAACGTTTCATATGCACACGCACAACGACAAAAAGCCCTTCACTTGCGGCACTTGTGGGAAAGGATTTTGCAGGAACTTTGATTTGAAGAAGCATATAAGGAAATTACACGACGGTAACTCCGCCACAGCCCCAGCGAACGAACGTTCAAGGGTGGGGCAAAGTTAG
- the fezf2 gene encoding fez family zinc finger protein 2 isoform X2, with the protein MASSGHLETVVSCPRQTARNGASATSCNGATPKALAFSIERIMAKTSEPRSHTEQRQSLEKAEGKKVGKLCSPVPCMLPIQPFPYDLQAKALLNYSEVWKTNLRGSLCTSAAMCKSNCGMCCKTDLTLGPSMMTANRLIKPQVINQTVAMPANGSLYYFNYLDTTYHPSELLHGHHIFPSHILGSQPPASLSAHQKLLLLENAKFASLAAEKYPTPQFPHKERIPGQLDQVIKENSSFPVEKNVIKNHQKLSNTSNDGKPKNFTCEVCGKVFNAHYNLTRHMPVHTGARPFVCKVCGKGFRQASTLCRHKIIHTQEKPHKCNQCGKAFNRSSTLNTHIRIHAGYKPFVCEFCGKGFHQKGNYKNHKLTHSGEKQFKCNICNKAFHQVYNLTFHMHTHNDKKPFTCGTCGKGFCRNFDLKKHIRKLHDGNSATAPANERSRVGQS; encoded by the exons ATGGCAAGCTCTGGTCATTTGGAGACAGTTGTGTCCTGTCCCAGGCAGACGGCAAGGAATGGAGCTTCCGCCACGAGCTGCAATGGAGCTACCCCAAAGGCACTGGCCTTTTCCATCGAAAGGATCATGGCCAAAACCTCAGAACCAAGGAGCCATACTGAACAAAGACAAAGCTTGGAGAAAGCCGAAGGCAAAAAGGTTGGGAAATTGTGTTCTCCTGTCCCGTGTATGCTTCCTATCCAACCATTCCCTTATGACTTGCAAGCTAAAGCTCTCTTGAACTATTCTGAGGTATGGAAGACTAACCTGAGGGGGTCACTTTGTACTTCTGCGGCAATGTGTAAATCAAACTGTGGGATGTGCTGTAAAACTGACTTAACTTTAGGCCCTTCTATGATGACTGCAAACAGACTGATTAAACCCCAAGTCATAAACCAAACGGTCGCTATGCCCGCCAACGGTTCCCTTTATTATTTCAACTATCTGGACACTACCTACCACCCTTCAGAGTTGCTTCATGGACATCACATCTTCCCATCTCACATCCTCGGTTCTCAGCCCCCAGCCTCGCTTTCCGCTCACCAGAAACTTCTTTTGTTGGAGAATGCTAAATTTGCCAGCTTGGCCGCAGAGAAATATCCAACGCCACAATTTCCTCACAAAGAACGGATCCCAGGACAGCTGGACCAAGTGATCAAAGAAAACAGCAGCTTTCCAGTCGAAAAGAATGTaattaaaaatcatcaaaaactgAGCAACACCTCAAACGATGGCAAACCCAAAAACTTTACCTGTGAAGTGTGTGGAAAG GTTTTTAACGCACATTATAACTTAACACGCCACATGCCAGTTCACACTGGGGCCAGACCGTTTGTGTGCAAGGTCTGTGGGAAAGGGTTTCGACAAGCTAGTACCCTGTGCAGACATAAAATAATCCATACACAG GAGAAACCTCATAAATGCAATCAGTGCGGAAAAGCTTTTAACCGAAGCTCCACTCTCAACACTCACATTCGGATCCACGCTGGTTACAAACCTTTTGTTTGCGAGTTCTGTGGGAAAGGATTTCACCAAAAAG GAAACTACAAAAATCACAAACTGACTCACAGCGGAGAAAAACAGTTTAAATGTAATATCTGCAACAAAGCATTCCATCAGGTGTATAATTTAACGTTTCATATGCACACGCACAACGACAAAAAGCCCTTCACTTGCGGCACTTGTGGGAAAGGATTTTGCAGGAACTTTGATTTGAAGAAGCATATAAGGAAATTACACGACGGTAACTCCGCCACAGCCCCAGCGAACGAACGTTCAAGGGTGGGGCAAAGTTAG